The following nucleotide sequence is from Candidatus Bipolaricaulis sibiricus.
CATTCGGTTGTTCCCCCCCTTTTCCGTGTGTTTCGACCGTCTACATGAGCCCCCTATGCTGCGTGGGGAAACCCCGAGCAGCCACCGTGGTGCTGCACTTCGTACGGTCCTGCAGAGGCAAGTATAGCCACGGCGGGGGGAAAGGCAAGTCCCTTGGATCGCCGTCTGGGTGCCGGTACACTCCCGTCAGAGGACGGAGCGATGGACCCTCAAGATCAGGAGATCGCGTTTCTCGAGGAGCAAGGGCAGGCGGACGAGGCGGATGCCCTCACCCTGTACCTGGCAGAGGTGGCGCGTATCCCCCTCCTGAGCGAGGACGAGGAGCGCGATCTGGCGCTGCGGATGACCAACGGCGACCGGGGGGCCCGCGAGCACTTGATCGTGTCCCACCTCCGCCTCGTGGTGTCGATGGCGCGCGAGTACGGCGACGTGGGGCTGGACCTTGTCGACCTCATCCAGGAAGGCAACCTTGGTCTCATCGAGGCTGTCGACCGGTTCGATGTCGAGCGCGGCGTGCGCTTGTCGGCCTATGCCCGGTGGTGGATCCGCCAGGCGATGGGCACCGCTATCGAGCGCCATGCCCAGCTGATCCGGATCCCCGCTCACCTGTTCCGGGCGATCGTGCGCTTCCACCGCCTGCGGGCGAGCTTCGGGGCCGAGGAAGTCCAGGAGTGGGGCGACCTGGTGGTGGCTCCGGGGATGAGCCTCGACCGCGTGCGGCAGGTGGAGAGATCTGTGGGTGATGTGATCTCGCTCGACAGCCCGATTGCGGACGATGAGGGGACGGAGACGCTCGACGAGATCATCGCCGACGAGATGCTGCCGGGCCCGGAGAAGGCTGCGCTGGAGGCCCTATTCCGCGAGGAACTCACTGCGGTTGTGAACCGCCTGCCGTCGCGTGATGCGCAGATCCTGCGCTGGAGGTACGGTCTGGAGGAAGCCACCCCCCGCACCTTGGCTGAGGTGGGCCAGGCCCTGGGGGTGTCCCGCGAGCGAGCCCGGCAGCTCGAGGAGCGGGCCCTGAAGCGCCTCAAAGAGGCGTGGGGGGAGAAGGCGCTCCAGTTCTACCGCCGCCTCATCGCCGACCTCTGACGCCCCGCGGGCCCACGGCCCCGAGCTCGCCCCTCTTTCCCCCTCATCCCTCCCGGCACAGCTCCTCACCGCCGCGAGCGCCGAGGACGCCGAGGTCACCCCCACTGCTACCACCACACACCCCAGGACACAGAGGGCTCGATGGGGACGAGGACAGGAAGGACCTCGGCTTGATACCCAGGGTCCCTCTGGTGTTCTTCGCGGCGTGGGTGGTGAAGGGGGTCGAGGGTCCCTCCGCGAACTTCGCGTGTGCAGTGGTCGAGTCCTTGCTTCCCGTGGGGACCCGGCCCTCTCCGCGGGGCGGAAGGTTCCGCGGTGCGGTCTCACGCCGGCTGTTAGCGGGCAATCAGCGCGCGGAACTCCGATTCGCTCAAGACGGGGATTCCGAGCTCGCGGGCGCGAGTCAGCTTGGTCCCCGGATCCTCCCCGACGACAACGTAGTCGACGCCGCGCGAGACGGCCGACCCCACCCGTCCCCCCAGGTCCTCCACGATCCTTCGAGCTTCCTCGCGGGTGAGGCCGGCCAGGGCACCGGTGAACACGAACACCTTCCCCGACAGAGGTCCGTCGCGCGCCACGGGGGCACGGGGATCGATCCCCGCCTCGGCCAGTTCGTCCACCAATCGCCGGTTCTCCTCGTTCCCGAAGAACGCGGCGATGCTGGCGGCGATCTCGGGTCCCACCCCGCGGATCGCGGTCAGGTCGTGCGTTGGGGCGTGGGCCAGGGCCTCGAGCGAGGGGAACCGCTCGGCCAACACCTCGGCCGCACGCTCGCCCACGTGGGGAATCCCGAGGGCGTAGATCAGCCGGGGAAGGGAGATCCCCTTCGAGCGTTCGATCTGGTCGAGGAGGTTCTGGGCGGATTTCTCCCCCATGCGCTCCACCGTCAGGAGATCCTCCTTGCGAAGACGGTAGAGGTCGGAGATCCGCTGCACAAGACCCGTTGCGACGAGCCGATCGACGAGCTTGTCTCCGAGCCCCTGAATGTCGGCCGCGCGGCGGGAAGCGTAGTGGAGGATTGCCTCCCGGATCCGCGCCGGGCAGGACAGGTTCTCACAGCGGTGGGCGGCCTCGTTCTCCAGGCGGACAACGGGGCCGTGGCAGACCGGGCACCGGTGGGGCATCTGGAACACCTGCTCGCCGCCGGTGCGGCGCTCAGGAAGAGAGCGCACGATCTCCGGGATCACGTCCCCCGCCCGGCGCACGACCACCCAGTCGCCGACCCGGACGTCCTTCCGGCGCACCTCGTCCTCGTTGTGGAGCGTGGCGCGGGACACGGTGACCCCCGAGATCTCCACCGGGTCAAGGTGGGCCACCGGGGTCAGCGTGCCCGTTCGTCCCACTTGGACGGCGATCTCCTGCACCCGGGTCGTGGCCTCCTGTGCGGGGAACTTGTAGGCGATCGCCCACCGTGGGGCGCGGGCGACCTCGCCGAGCCGCGCCCGCTGGGCGAAGTCGTTCACCTTGACCACCATGCCGTCCGTGGCGTAGGGGACCTCGTCTCGCTGCGCGAGGAGCGTGCGGTAGTAGGCGACGACCTCGGCGAGCTCCCGGCACAGCTTCCACCGGGGGTTGACGGGCAGGCCCAGGTCGGCGAGCGACCTCAGGAGCTGGTCCTGCGTCTCGATCGTGATTCCCTCGACCCGCCCCACGTGGTAGCAGAAGAGCTTGAGGGGGCGCTGAGCGGTGATCCGTGGGTCGAGCTGACGGAGGCTTCCCGCGGCGGCGTTACGGGGGTTCGCGAACGGGGGCTCCCCGCGTCGCGTTCGCTCCTCGTTGAGCCGTTCGAAGGCCGCCTTCTCCATGTACACCTCGCCCCTCACCTCGAGAAGCCGTGGTACGACCAGGCCTACGGGGAACAGCCGCAGGGGCAGCTGTCTGATCGTGCGCAGGTTGGCCGTCACGTCTTCCCCCACTCGGCCGTCCCCGCGGGTCGAACCGACCACGAACACCCCGTCCTCGTAGACGAGCTCCACCGATAACCCATCGAGCTTCGGCTCGCACACGTACAGCACCGGCTCGCCGCCCAACATGCGTCGCACCCGGTCGTCCCACTCCTGCAGTTCCCGCTCGGAGAAGCAGTTCTGAAGAGACAGCATCGGGATCGCGTGGGGAACGGGGCGGAACTCGTCTGCCGGGGGAGCTCCAGCCCGCTGGGTAGGGGAGTCGGGGGTGACGAGCTCTGGGTAGCGGGCTTCGAGTTCGACCAGCTCGCGGAACAACCGGTCGTACTCCGCGTCGGAGATCTGGGGCCGGTCGAGAACGTGGTACAGGTAGTTGTGGCGGTGGATCTCGGCGCGCAGCGCCTCGATCCGCGCGCGGACGTCGGGGGGGACCGGCATTCCCACTCCTAGGGGCGCTCGCCGCTGGCCCCGGGCTCCTTCTCGCTCCGCTCGTAGGCCTCGATGATCGCCTTCACGAGGGGATGGCGGACCACATCGCGGCGATCGAGATGGACGATGGAGATCCCCGGGATACCGGCCAGGATTCGGCCAACTTCGGCCAGTCCGGACGGCCGACCCTCGAGGTCGACCTGGGTGATGTCCCCGGTGACCACGGCCTTGGATCCGAACCCAAGCCGGGTGAGAAACATCTTCATCTGGGTATGGGTCGTGTTTTGAGCCTCGTCGAGAATCACAAAGGCGTGATTGAGCGTTCGCCCGCGCATGAACGCCAGGGGCGCGATCTCTACCCGGCCGTTCTGGATGTGCTTGTCGAGCTCAAGGGCCGGGATCATGTCGTAGATCGCGTCGTAGAGGGGCCGCAGGTAGGGGTTCACCTTCTGGAAGATGTCCCCCGGAAGGAACCCCAGCTGCTCGCCGGCCTCGACCGCGGGACGGGTGAGGATGATTCGCTTCACCTCCCCGCGCTTGAGGTAGCCGAGGGCCATCGCCACGGCGAGGTAGGTCTTGCCCGTGCCGGCGGGGCCAATGGCAAACACGGCGTCGCTGTCCCGAATCGCCTGGACGTACTGCCGCTGGCCAGCCGTCTTCGGGCGAATCGCCTCTCCCCAGTGGGTGACCTGCACGACATCGGTGAGCAGGCCAGCAAGGTTCTCCCCATCCTTGACCTGAGAGATGAGATATCGAACCTCGTCGGGGGTGGGTAGGTGATTGCCCTTCACCACTTCCACAAGCTTCCCGAGCAGCCGCTCCAGCTGAGCGACGTCCTCTCCCTCACCCTCCAGCTCGATCCGGTCTCCTCGGGTCACGATGTGCACCCCCGAGAACACCTGCCCGATGAGCCGAAGGTTCCGGTTGTACTGCCCCAGCACACCTACCGCTACATCGTGACTTCCGAACTCGATTTCAGCTGTCTTGCGCGCGATCCGTCCTCACCCCCACAAGATGTCCGTCGGCCCGTGCCGTCAGGCGGGCCCGCACGATTGTACCGCGGGGCGCCTCGTCTCCGCGCACCTCGACCCAGAGGTAGTTCTGGCTCCGCCCCCACAGCGCGCTGCCGCGCGCCTCCTCGACGACCACCTCGACCTCCGTCCCGACGAACCGCAGTTCAGTGTCCCGTGCCCAATGAGCAGCCAGGGAGGCGAGCTCCGCCGCGCGGCGCGCGGCGATCCGCGGGACGACCCGTGGCGCGAGCCGTGCTGCCGCTGTCTGCGGCCGGGGGGAGTAGCGGAAGACGTGCACGTTCAACGGGCGGAGGTCCTCCAGGGTTGCCACCGTGCGCGCGAACGCGTCCTCGTCTTCTCCCGGGAATCCCACCATCACATCTGCCCCGAGGGTCGCCAGGGGCACTGCGGCTAGGAACGTCTGGGCTCGCTCCACGTACTGGGCGACGCTGTAGGACCGCCCCATCGCCCTCAAGATTCCCTCGTCACCGGACTGCAGCGGAAGGTGGAGGTGGGGGCAGAGGCGGCTCTCGCCGGCGAACAGGGCCACCAGCTCATCGTCGAGCCCGTCGGGGTTGAGCGACGAGAGGCGATACCGGACGTGGGGCACGGTGAGAAGCTCCTGCAGGAGGTCAACCAGCGATGGACGGGACGGGGAGTCCTCCCCGTACTGGGCGAGGTTGATCCCGACGAGCACGATCTCGCGATGGCCGGCGCCGGCAAGGGCGGCGGCTTCGGCCCGGGCGACCAGGGGACTCTTGCTGCGGAGTGGGCCGCGAACCTGCCAGGTCTTGCAGAAGGTGCAGCCGACGGTGCACCCATCCTGGACCTTGAGCAGTGCTCGAACCCTCGTCTCGGGACCGGTTATCCGCTCCCCGTCGAGGGGAGGCCATGACCCAGCCCCGTGCGGCGGACGGCTCTGGACGAAGCGGAGAATCTCGTCGGCGACCCACATCTTGTCGCGGTTGGTGACGAGTAGATCGGCCCCGGCCCGGACCAGACTCTCGCCGGCTGCGTCGGCCCCGCACCCGACGGCCACGACAAGGGCGTGGGGGTGCTCCCGGCGCAGACGGGCCACGAGCTGTCGGGATTTCCGGTCGGCGAGCGAGGTCACGGTGCACGTGTTCACGATGTGGACTTCTGGTTCGCGGACCACCTTGGCCAGCTGCTCAGCGAGGTACTGCGATTCGTACTGGTTGACCCGGCACCCGAGGGTGTGGACGGTGACGCTCATTCTGTGTGGCGTTCCACCTTGAACCGCCACAGCTGGCACGGCTCGTCG
It contains:
- a CDS encoding DNA ligase (NAD(+)), producing MPVPPDVRARIEALRAEIHRHNYLYHVLDRPQISDAEYDRLFRELVELEARYPELVTPDSPTQRAGAPPADEFRPVPHAIPMLSLQNCFSERELQEWDDRVRRMLGGEPVLYVCEPKLDGLSVELVYEDGVFVVGSTRGDGRVGEDVTANLRTIRQLPLRLFPVGLVVPRLLEVRGEVYMEKAAFERLNEERTRRGEPPFANPRNAAAGSLRQLDPRITAQRPLKLFCYHVGRVEGITIETQDQLLRSLADLGLPVNPRWKLCRELAEVVAYYRTLLAQRDEVPYATDGMVVKVNDFAQRARLGEVARAPRWAIAYKFPAQEATTRVQEIAVQVGRTGTLTPVAHLDPVEISGVTVSRATLHNEDEVRRKDVRVGDWVVVRRAGDVIPEIVRSLPERRTGGEQVFQMPHRCPVCHGPVVRLENEAAHRCENLSCPARIREAILHYASRRAADIQGLGDKLVDRLVATGLVQRISDLYRLRKEDLLTVERMGEKSAQNLLDQIERSKGISLPRLIYALGIPHVGERAAEVLAERFPSLEALAHAPTHDLTAIRGVGPEIAASIAAFFGNEENRRLVDELAEAGIDPRAPVARDGPLSGKVFVFTGALAGLTREEARRIVEDLGGRVGSAVSRGVDYVVVGEDPGTKLTRARELGIPVLSESEFRALIAR
- a CDS encoding Phosphate starvation-inducible protein PhoH, predicted ATPase, giving the protein MLGQYNRNLRLIGQVFSGVHIVTRGDRIELEGEGEDVAQLERLLGKLVEVVKGNHLPTPDEVRYLISQVKDGENLAGLLTDVVQVTHWGEAIRPKTAGQRQYVQAIRDSDAVFAIGPAGTGKTYLAVAMALGYLKRGEVKRIILTRPAVEAGEQLGFLPGDIFQKVNPYLRPLYDAIYDMIPALELDKHIQNGRVEIAPLAFMRGRTLNHAFVILDEAQNTTHTQMKMFLTRLGFGSKAVVTGDITQVDLEGRPSGLAEVGRILAGIPGISIVHLDRRDVVRHPLVKAIIEAYERSEKEPGASGERP
- a CDS encoding tRNA t(6)A37-methylthiotransferase, coding for MSVTVHTLGCRVNQYESQYLAEQLAKVVREPEVHIVNTCTVTSLADRKSRQLVARLRREHPHALVVAVGCGADAAGESLVRAGADLLVTNRDKMWVADEILRFVQSRPPHGAGSWPPLDGERITGPETRVRALLKVQDGCTVGCTFCKTWQVRGPLRSKSPLVARAEAAALAGAGHREIVLVGINLAQYGEDSPSRPSLVDLLQELLTVPHVRYRLSSLNPDGLDDELVALFAGESRLCPHLHLPLQSGDEGILRAMGRSYSVAQYVERAQTFLAAVPLATLGADVMVGFPGEDEDAFARTVATLEDLRPLNVHVFRYSPRPQTAAARLAPRVVPRIAARRAAELASLAAHWARDTELRFVGTEVEVVVEEARGSALWGRSQNYLWVEVRGDEAPRGTIVRARLTARADGHLVGVRTDRAQDS